Below is a window of Deltaproteobacteria bacterium DNA.
TCGGTGTTCTTTCGAATTTCTGCGGGATTCTATGACACTGGGGATAATGAGTTCACGACGTAACCTTCAGGCACCTGCGCAGATATTCTTTTAAATCTTCATAGTGTGCGGATAATTTGAAAGGTTCTCCACTCCGCTGATCTATATCTTTCATGCTCTGCGGAAGATCAGGGGTAATGCCCAGGAGGTCTTTTATCTCATCAGGAAACTTTGCCGGATGAGCCGTTTCGAGGGACACACATAAGGGGGAATCACCTGATTGTTCGAGATAGGTCTCAAGGCCCCTCCATCCCACCGCTCCGTGCGGTTCCAGAAGAACCCGGTACTGATCGTAGACCCTTTTAATCGTTTTCTTTGTGTCCTCATCAGAAATGCTTACGGAAAAAATGTATCGTCGCATTTCTTCTCTATCGGGGTATCTGTGGACAGTGCCACTGCGATCTACCGTTCCCCCGTATAAATCAAAAAAGCGGGCGAGGTTGCTCGGATGACCCACATTCATTGCGTTGGAAAGGCATGCTTTTGAAGGGGATATCTTCTCATAGGTTCCTGTGGCAAGAAACCGTGGAAATTCGTCGTTTTCATTCGTAGGCATGACGAGCTTTTTCACGGGGAGTCCCATCCTTCTTGCATACTCGCAGCCGAGGGCATCACCGAAATTTCCGGAAGGAACGGAAAACACGATTTCTTCACCCGCCGCGGCAAGTTGTGAATAGGAATATACGTAGTAAATGATCTGGGGAAGAATCCGCCCGAAATTGATGGAATTGGCAGAGGTGAGATTGAACTCATTGAGAGAGGGATCAGAAAAAGCCTGCTTTACCAGATTCTGACAGTCGTCAAATTTGCCATGGACGGAAATGGCTTGGACATTGCCGCCGATCGTGTCCAGTTGTTTCTTCTGTATGCCGCTGACTTCACTTGCAGGATAAAGAATGGTGACATCGATCCCTTCAACGCCCTTGAATGCCTCACCGACGGCGCTTCCCGTGTCTCCCGATGTTGCAACTAAGACATTCAGCATTTTCCCCGGATCACGAAAATGGCTCATCAGACGGGCCATCATCCGGGCGGCAAAATCCTTGAAAGAGGCGGTTGGCCCCTGATCAAGTCTCATAATGTATTTACGCTCTATCACTTTTTCCA
It encodes the following:
- the thrC gene encoding threonine synthase, coding for MSRMIRYYSTNRNIDGDFGIIPFKGMVTFKEALLQGQAPDEGLFMPDPIPLLPYHKILSLKGAPYTKAAMLVAKAFLADEITDEVLKKIISDSYNYTVPLEKVIERKYIMRLDQGPTASFKDFAARMMARLMSHFRDPGKMLNVLVATSGDTGSAVGEAFKGVEGIDVTILYPASEVSGIQKKQLDTIGGNVQAISVHGKFDDCQNLVKQAFSDPSLNEFNLTSANSINFGRILPQIIYYVYSYSQLAAAGEEIVFSVPSGNFGDALGCEYARRMGLPVKKLVMPTNENDEFPRFLATGTYEKISPSKACLSNAMNVGHPSNLARFFDLYGGTVDRSGTVHRYPDREEMRRYIFSVSISDEDTKKTIKRVYDQYRVLLEPHGAVGWRGLETYLEQSGDSPLCVSLETAHPAKFPDEIKDLLGITPDLPQSMKDIDQRSGEPFKLSAHYEDLKEYLRRCLKVTS